One Actinosynnema pretiosum DNA segment encodes these proteins:
- a CDS encoding SDR family NAD(P)-dependent oxidoreductase: MERSTTVMTGASRGIGLVAAQHLLATDRDRRLVVLGRVPAELAGPRVTAIPTDLSSLADVHRAATEVTALLDAGLPPLRGLIANAGIQHADARTTTVDGHEATFAVNVIANHLLLRVLADRFTTPARVVITTSDTHFGDLKHNLGMVPAPRWRDPEVLAAPGAFPRPGSATAGRAAYSTSKLATVHQVHELARRLPPGVEVLAHNPGFVPGTGLTRNAGPAVRFTAKHFLPLLARTPIATDVTTAGRHLAESLTRPITTGDYVDRDHVADSAPQSYDRDREARLWAVLEELCGTWVPAR, translated from the coding sequence GTGGAGCGCAGCACCACCGTCATGACCGGGGCCAGCAGGGGCATCGGCCTCGTCGCCGCCCAGCACCTGCTCGCCACCGACCGCGACCGCAGGCTCGTGGTCCTCGGCCGGGTCCCCGCCGAGCTCGCGGGCCCCAGGGTCACCGCCATCCCCACCGACCTGTCCTCGCTGGCCGACGTGCACCGCGCCGCCACCGAGGTCACCGCGCTCCTGGACGCGGGCCTGCCGCCGCTGCGCGGCCTGATCGCCAACGCGGGCATCCAGCACGCCGACGCCCGCACCACCACCGTCGACGGCCACGAGGCCACCTTCGCGGTCAACGTCATCGCGAACCACCTGCTCCTGCGCGTGCTCGCCGACCGCTTCACCACCCCGGCCCGCGTCGTGATCACCACCAGCGACACCCACTTCGGCGACCTCAAGCACAACCTCGGCATGGTCCCCGCCCCGCGCTGGCGCGACCCCGAGGTGCTCGCCGCGCCCGGCGCGTTCCCCAGGCCCGGCAGCGCCACCGCGGGCCGCGCCGCCTACTCCACCAGCAAGCTCGCCACCGTCCACCAGGTGCACGAGCTGGCCAGGAGGCTCCCGCCCGGCGTCGAGGTCCTCGCCCACAACCCCGGCTTCGTCCCCGGAACGGGCCTGACCCGCAACGCGGGCCCCGCCGTCCGCTTCACCGCCAAGCACTTCCTGCCCCTGCTCGCCAGGACCCCGATCGCCACCGACGTGACCACGGCGGGCCGCCACCTCGCCGAGTCCCTCACCCGCCCGATCACCACCGGCGACTACGTCGACCGCGACCACGTCGCCGACTCCGCGCCCCAGTCCTACGACCGGGACCGCGAGGCCCGCCTGTGGGCGGTGCTGGAGGAGCTGTGCGGGACCTGGGTCCCTGCCCGGTAG